Sequence from the Actinomyces slackii genome:
CGCTCAGGGATCAGGAGTCAACAGGGGTCTCGATGATGCGGCTGCCCGCGGGCTCGGGGACCGCCAGCCCCTGGGAGTGGGCCGCCAGGAGCTCGGCCAGAGCGCCGTCGTCGGCCGAATCCGTGGACAGGGCCAGGATGGCGTGGGTGGGGCCCCAGATCGTCTCGACCACCTCCAGCCCTCCCCGGGGGCCGGTGGCCCTGAGCTCGGCCTCCAGGCGCCCGGCCTGGGCCACGGGCACGCGCACATCCCACATGTGACGCGTGACCAGGCGCACCCGGGAGGCGGCGGACAGCGCCCGGCAGGCCGCCTCGGAGTAGGCGCGCACCAGTCCGCCGGTGCCCAGGAGCGTCCCGCCGAAGTACCGGGTCACGACCACGACGGTGTTGACCAGCCCGCTTGCCCGCAGAGCCTCCAGCATCGGCTGCCCGGCAGTCCCGGAGGGCTCGCCGTCGTCATTGGAGCGCTCCACCGGCTGCATGCCCGGGGGAGCCAGGATGAAGGCGGAGCAGTGGTGGCGGGCGTCGGGATGCGCGGCCCGCGCCTGGGCGATGAAGGCTCGCGCCTCCTCCTGGGAGTCCGCACGGGCGGCGCGCCCCAGGAAGTGGGAGCGCTTGACCTCCAGGTCGATGACCGGCTGCTCGCCCCGGGATGCGGTGGTCAGGGCCGGGGGCGTCGGTGCGGCCTGGGAGTCGCGGGGCTCGGTCATGTGGGAATCCTGGCACGGGGCAGCGCGTGGAGGACCTCCGTGGGCGCGGGATGCGGGGCCCGACGGGATCGATGTCACATGCTCGGCCGGGAGTGCGGACTGGCAGTGATCGGCGAGAAGTCGTTAGGGTGTCCCTCGGTCCAGTTTGACGTGGGATCTAATGATCCCGGATGAAACGAGAGGAGCGGGCTCATGGCAGTCCCCAAGCGGAAGATGTCCCGCAGCAACACCCGCAACCGCCGCTCGCAGTGGAAGGCTCAGCTCACCGAGCTCAACACCGTGCGCATCGCTGGTCGTGAGGTCACTGTGCCCCGCCGCCTCGTGCGCGCCTACAAGGAAGGCCTCATCGAGCGCTGAGGCCGGTCGGGAGGGCTGGCGCTCCTCCGTCCACGCGGGTGTAGCTCAATGGTAGAGCCTCTGCCTTCCAAGCAGATTGCGCGGGTTCGATTCCCGTCACCCGCTCCACGAGTCCATTGGGGTCGCCGTCGAGGTGGCCCCAATCGGCTCTTACGGGCTGTGGCGCAGTTTGGTAGCGCACCTGCTTTGGGAGCAGGGGGCCGCGGGTTCAAATCCCGCCAGCCCGACGGGAGGCCGTGACATGAAGCCGATGCGCGGCGCCTGAGACGCCCATCTGGTGCGCATCCGGGAGCAGGAGAGGACCGACTTCTGCCGTCATGATCGCGGTATTGAGGGCAGCGTGCCGGGCTGAGGAGCGAGCCTGAGGATCTCGCCTGTGGCCAGCCTCATTGAGGGCTTGTCGCTCCAGTCGGCCCGTTGCCCTAAGATGACACGGATTGACGCCGAGCAACGGGCGTCCGCCGTGAACTCGGCGCAGACAATGACTCAAGACGACTCAAGACCCTGGGAGCAGCCCCCGTGAAGACCACTGTCGAGAATCTCGACCCCAGCCGCATCAAGCTGACCGTGGAGGTCCCCTACGAGGAGCTCCAGACCAGTATCGAGGCCGCATACAAGCAGATCGGCTCCCAGATCCAGGTTCCGGGCTTCCGTCCCGGCCACGTCCCCAACCGGGTCATCGACCAGCGGGTGGGGCGGGCCACCGTCATCCAGGAGGCCGTCAACGACCGTCTGCCCGAGCTCTACCGCGAGGCCCTGGTCGAGGCGGACCGCGCCCCCATGCTCCAGCCCGAGGTTGAGATCACCGAGCTGCCCAACGTCACGGGCCCCCAGGGCGGTCAGCTCGGCTTCACCGCCGAGGTCACCGTCCGCCCGGCCATCGAGCTGCCGGACCTGGAGGGCTCGGAGATCACCGTGGACGCGGTGGAGGTCACCGACGAGGAGCTGACCGAGGAGCTGGACAGCCTGCGCGCCCGCTTCGGCTCGCTGAAGTCCGTGGGCCGCAAGGCCAAGACCGGTGACTTCGTGACCATCGACCTGACCGCCGTCATCGACGGCGAGGAGGTGGACTCGGTCTCCGGGGTCTCCTACGAGATCGGCAAGGGCAACATGCTCAAGGGCCTGGACACCGCCCTGCGCGGCCTGAAGACCGACGAGTCCGCCACCTTCACCACCACCCTGGCCGGTGGCGAGCACGAGGGCGAGGAGGCCGAGGTCACCGTGACCGCCACCGCCGTCAAGCAGCGCGACCTGCCCGAGGTCGACGACGAGTTCGCCCAGATGGCCTCGGAGTTCGACACGGTCGAGGAGCTGCGCGAGGACCTGGCCAAGCAGGTCACCGACCGCAAGATCGGCGAGCAGGCCGTGGCCGCGCGCGATGCCCTGCTTGACAAGCTCCGCACCGAGATCGACTTCGAGGTTCCCCAGGCCGTCGTCGACCAGGAGGTCGCCCAGCACCTCCAGGCCGAGGGCAAGGCCGCGGACGACGAGCACGGCAAGGAGATCCGCGAGGAGATCACCAACTCCATCCGTGAGCAGATCATCCTCGACGTCCTGGCCGAGCAGACTCAGGTGGGCGTCAGCCAGGACGAGCTGTGGGACTTCCTGTTCCAGACCTCCCAGCAGTACGGCATGGAGCCCGCCCAGTTCATCCAGGGCGCCCAGCAGGCCGGTCAGATGCAGGCCTTCGTCGCGGAGATCGCCCGCAACAAGTCGCTGGCCATCGCGCTGCGCAAGGTCACGGTCAAGGACTCCGCCGGCAAGGCCGTGGACCTGAGTGAGTTCATCGGCTCCGATGAGGCAGACGCCGCCTCTGCGGAGGATGCTGAGGCCGACGCCATCGCCGAGGATGAGGCTGCCGAGACCGCTGAGACCGTCGAGGTCGCCGAGGTCGAGGACTCCGAGGACGCCGAGGACGCCGAGGACGCCGAGAAGTGAGCCAAGCGCACTGAGGATCAACCGAGGATCAAGGGCCCCGCACCACCGTGGTGCGGGGCCCTTGATCGTCCCGCCTGCCGCCTCAGGAGGGCGGCAGGCGTCCGCGGCCGGCGCCGCTCGCCGGCAGTCCCGCATGAGTCTGACCGCGGTCTTGCGGCGCAGGAGGGTGCGACCTACCATGTGACTGATCAGTCATATGACTGGCCAGTCATATCGAATGCACAGGGGTCCGCATGCCCACATCCACCTTCGCCAACCTTCCGGAGCCCAAGCGCCGTCGCATCATCGAGGCCTTGAAGGCCGAGTTCGCCTCCAGGCCCTACTCCCGCGCCTCGGTGGACCGCATCGCTGCAGCGGCCGGGGTCTCCAAGGGCAGCTTCTACCAGTACTTCCACGACAAGGAGGACGCCTACACCCACCTCCTGAGCACACTCATGACGCGCCGCATCGGACTGGCACAGGCCTCGGTGCCCACCGAGACCCTCCGCGATGTTCTCACGGCGCAGGTCCTCGGATCGCGTGCCTTCCAGGCCGAGGATCCGGCCGGCTGGGCCGTGCTGGCGCGCTCCTACGCCGACGATGCGCCCGCCAGTCGCGAGGAGTGGGCGCTGAGTGACGGCGTCCACCAGTGGGCGCTTGCAGCGATCACCGCCGGTCAGGAATCGGGCGAGCTGCGCGACGACGTCGATCCGGGCACCGCCGCCTGGATGATCGAGCACCTCCTCATGGGGCTTCCCGAGTTCGTCATGCGGCGCTTCGCGATTGACCCGCAGCGGGCGGCGGTCGACGGCAGCGCCTTCGACCAGCCGCGGATCGCCGCCGTCGCTCAGGACATCATCGCCATGATCGTCTCGGCGCTTCACGCCTCCGGGGCGGATGATGATCAAGGGGGGTCGTCATGCCCGTCATGAGCTCTCTGCGCTGCCTGCGAGCCCTGGGGCCCGCCACCGGGAGGGGAGCGGGTGCCGCGCACCGCGGGGGCGCTCGACTCCGGGGAGCCGGACCGCTCCTGGGGGCGGACCCTGCCATGCCCGCCCTGCTGGTCCGCGACCTGGGCTACTCCTACCGCGGGGCCGGCCGCCGGACCCTGCGGGGCATCGATCTGGAGGTGCCCGCCGGCCAGGTCCTGGGCCTGCTCGGTCCCAGCGGGGCCGGCAAGTCGACCCTGCAGCGAGTGCTGATCGGCCTGCTTCCGCGGTACACGGGATCCGCCCGAGTCCTGGGCCGTGAGGTCCTCGACTGGGGGCGCGGCCTCTACGAGAGGATCGGGGTCGGATTCGAGCGCCCCGTCCACCTGGGCCGCCTCACGCTGCGGGAGAACCTCGTCTACTTCTCCCGCATGTACGCCCGGGCCACGCGCGACCCCGACGAGCTGCTGGCCATGGTCGGTCTCGGGGAGGACGCCGAGGCTCCCGCCGCCCACATGAGCAAGGGCATGGGCATCAGGCTCAACCTCGCCCGAGCCCTCCTGCCCGATCCCGAGCTGCTGTTCCTGGACGAGCCGACCTCCGGACTCGATCCGGCGGCGGTAGCGCGAGTCGAGGCGATCATCGATGATCAGCGCCGCCGCGGGTGCACGGTCGTGGTTACGACGCACGACATGACGCTGGCCCAGACGGTCTGCGACCGCGTGGGCTTCGTCGTCGATGGGCGGGTGGTCGAGCTCGGCCGTCCGCAGGCCCTGCGCCGCCGGTACGGTCAGGCCGAGGTCACTGTCTCCTGGGAGGGCGGGAGTGCGTCCTTCCCCCTGGCGGGCCTGGCCGACGACGAGGCCTTTCATGCCGCTTTGAGGCGGCACGAGGTGCACTCGATGCACAGCCGTGAGGCCGACCTCGCTGAGGTCTTCCTGGCCGTGACCGGGCGGAGCCTGGGATGAGCCGCGTCGCCACTGTCATCGCGGTGGATGTGCGTCGCCAGGCGGCCGGCGGCTTCTGGCTCATCGCCGTCCTGGTCGGCGTCATCGTCGCCGCACTGGCGCGAGCGCTTCCTGGCGACCCCGGGGGCTGGTGGCCGCTCCTGCTGCTGGCAGAGCTGGTTGTCACCTGCTTCTACTTCGCGGCTGCGCAGGTGCTGGCCGAGCGCGACGAGGGCGTGCTGGCGGCCCTGGCAGTCACCCCGCTTGGGCGCGGGGAGTACTTGGCGGCCCTGACGGCCTCATTGGGAGCCCTGGGGCTGGCCGAATCGGTCGTGCTGCTGCATCTGGGCGGCGCCCGCCCGCAGCGATGGGGCTTCGCGATTCTCGCCGTGGCCCTGGTCTGCGCCCTCTGCGTTCTCTACGGGGTCATCGCCGTTGCCGGCTATCCCTCGATGAGCGCCTTCCTGCTCCCATCGGGGGTCTGGACGCTGATACTGGCTGTTCCCCTCCTCCCCCTTCTGGGGGTGGGGAATGGGCCATGGCTCTGGCTCCATCCGCTCCACGGCTGCGTGGTCATGCTCCAGGTCGCCCTCGGCTCGGCTCCGCCCGAGCGGGCGACGCCCGCCCTTGTCCTGGGGCCGTGCTGGGTCATGGCCTGCCTCCTGCTGGCGCGCCGACGCCTGAGGGCCGTGGTGGTCGACGGGGGAGGGCGCTGATGAGTCCGGCGCGCCTGCGAGCCGTGCTGGCCAGTGACGCCCGCCGCGTCAGCCGCGACGGCCTCCTGGCCTGGGCGGTGGCGATCCCCCTGGTCCTGGCCCTGGCAGCCCGGCTCTGCGCCCCCGATGCGGTGGAGCTGCTGGAGGCCCGGTCGGTGGAGGTCAGCGCGTGGCTTCCCCTGCTCGATGCCCTGGCCTTCGCCGTCGTCGTCCCGATCATGATGGGAGTGGTCATTGGCATCATGCTCGTGGAGGAGAAGCAGGACGGCTCCTGGGAGGCGCTCGCCGTGACGCCGATGTCCCTGAGCGGCTACCTGGCCTGGCGCTCGGCGGGCTGCGCCGTCATGGGCGCGGTGGCCAGCCTGGCGGGCCTGCAGGTCTCCGGGCTCAGCGCTCTGGGCGCGGCGGAGGCGGCCGTGGTGGCGGTGGGGGCCGCGCCACTGGCGGCCGTGACAGCGATGGCGCTGGCCTGCCTGGCGCGCTCGATGACGCAGTGCCTCGCCGCGGTCAAGCTGGCGATGGTGCTCAGCGCGATCCCGGCGATCGGGCTGATCGGATCGCCCGTGGGCCCGGGGCCCGCGGCCATGCCCGAGGGCATGGCCGCGCTGCAGATCCAGCAGTGGTCACTCCTGCTGGCCCTCATTCCGAGCTGGTGGCCACTGAAGGTCTACGAGGCGGCGGCCTCGGGCGGCCAGGCCGCCGCCCACCTTCTCGTCTCCTGGCTGCTCGCCATGGCGTGCACCGTGATGGCGGTGCACCGGGCGGGACGGGGGCAGTAGTGCCAGTGGGCCGTCCACCAGCGGGAAAGGCCTCAGTCCAGCTGCTCGAAGGCGCGGGACCAGGCGCTGCGGATGGGGTTGGCGTCGGCCACCCTGGTCTCGAAGCGCGCCTGGGCGATGTCGATGACCTCTCCCAGGGCCATGCGGGCCTCACGAGCCGGTGAGGCCTCCACGCGCTGCCAGCCGCGGGCGATCAACTGGCTGCGATCGGCCGCGCGCGAGACGCACATGACCAGGGGACGACCGAATCTCTCCTGGTAGGCATCGGCCAGGCCCTGGAGCTCGGCCCTCTCGGCGTCGTCGAACTCGCCCAGGGCCAGGGAGGCGGTGTCCAGCTCGGCCTGGGCGTCCCCGCCCTCGCCCAGGAGGAGATCGACCACGGGCAGGTAGCCGGCGATCAGCTCCTCCTGCTCCTGGGCGCTGGCCGAGAGGACCTCCTCCTCCAGGGCCCGGTGCAGCTCGGCGCCGGAGGCGAAGGGGCGGCGCTGCCAGGCCCTCTCGGCCGGCCAGGTCGCGCCCTCGTACAGGTCGGCGAAGGCCCGCACGAACTCCTGGCGATCCATGGCGTTGACCGCCTTGAGGTCCACGGGGCGCCCGGAGACCACGGCCACGTCCGCGCCCCGCTGCGCGCCGAGGTGGAAGAACACGATGTTGAGAACCACGGCGCTGATCGCCCCGATCGTCACCCCCGACCCGAAGAGGATCGCCAGCCAGGAGGGCATCACGTTGGCGATATCCGGCTTGAAGGTCACCAGCAGCGCCAGGCCCACCGAGGTCGAGACGATGACCGCGTTGCGGTTGTCGCGCATGTCGACCTTGCCCAGGGTCTGGATCCCCACCACCGCCACTGAGGCGAACATGGCCAGGCTCGCCCCGCCGATCACGGGCGTGGGGATCGCCGCCACCACGGCCCCCGCCTTGGGCAGCACGCCCAGGATGATCATGAGGACGCCGGCGGCCGTGACCACCCAGCGGGACTTGACCCGGGTCAGGCGCACCAGTCCCACGTTCTGGGCGAAGCAGGTGTAGGGGAAGGAGTTGAGAATGCCCCCCAGCAGGGTGGACAGCCCGTCGGCGCGCAGCGCGGCGGCGATGTGGCGGGGCGTGATGCGCCTGCCCACCACCTCTCCGGTGGCGAAGACATCCCCGGTGGTCTCCACGGCCGTGACGGCCATGACGATGATCATCGAGACGATCCCGGTGATCGTGAACTGGGGGATGCCGAAGTAGAAGGGCGTGGTGATGCCCAGGGGTGCGGCCTGCTGGACTCCGGAGAAGTCGGCATCCCCCAGGGCCAGGGCTGCGGCGGTGGCGGTGATCAGCCCGACCAGGACGGCGATGGTGGACATGAAGCCCTTGAAGATCCGCTGGACCGCCACGATGATCGCCAGGGTCGCCAGGGCGTAGGCCAGCCCCCTGAGGGTCAGGGCCGAGGCGTCCTGGCCCGGCCCGGCATTGGCGCCCCACGAGACGATGTCCATGGCGGATACGCTCATGAGTGTGGTGCCCATGACGGTCAGCAGGCTGCCGGTGACCACGGGCGGGAAGAATCGCAGCAGCTTGGCGAAGTACGGGGCGGCCAGGAAGGTGGCCAGGCCCGCGGCGATGATCGATCCGTACATGGCGGGCAGGCCCTCGACGCCGCCCTTGCCGCCGGTGGCCGCCAGGCCGATGGCAATGAGCGGGGAGACGGCGGTGAAGGTCACGCCCTGGATGAGGGGCAGGCGCACGCCGATCCGCTTGCCCAGGCCCACGGACTGGATGATCGTGGCGATGCCGCAGGTCAGCAGGTCGGCGTTGATGAGGTGGATGGTGGTGGCGCTGTCCAGCTTCAGCCCGGTGGCGATGACCAGGGGGACGACGACGGCGCCGGCGTAGAAGGCCAGGACGTGCTGGATGCCCAGCACGGTGAGCCGGCCCACCGGGGGCACGGCGTCAACGGGGTCTTTGGCGGTGATCGGGGTGGACGGGTGCAGGGGCACAGTGGTCTCCAGGAGCGATGGGGAGGTGGTCCGACGGTTGTGGCGGTCTGACGGATCTATTCTGGGGCCTGGCCCGGCCCGACGGCGCTTCAGCGCGCCGGGCCGCGCGTCGGGCAGCGGGCCAGGTGGCGTCTCACCCGGTTGTCAGCGCGGAGAGCAGGGGCGCGTAGTGCTGTGAGGTCGCCTGCCGGTAGGCCTCAATATCTCCGGCTCGGGCCGCGGCGAGCATGTCGCGGTGCGCCCTGACGGTTTTGAGGATGTCGTCGGGCGCGGGGGCGCCCAGCAGGGGCACGGTCAGGGTGTGGACCGCCCAGAAGGCGTCGGTCAGGTGCCGGAAGAGCTTGTTGTCCAGGGGCTCGAGCATCCGCAGGTGGAAGCGGCGGTCCTCATCGGCGAAGAGCAGTCCGGCCTGGGCCTTGGCATCCATCTCCTCGACGATGGCGTCCAGCTCCTCATCATCGCGGCCGGTCCAGGCCTCGATGACATGGGGGGCCAGCGCCTGATCCAGGGTGGCGCGCACCTCGACGACGTCACGCAGGCCCTGGTGATCATCCCCGGGGTGGAGGCGGCCGCGGAAGACGAGGGACTCGACCATGGGCCGCATGGAGACTCTCCCGACGAACATGCCGTGCCCGTGGCGGACCTCGACGATGTCGAGGGCCACCAGGGTGCGCACGGCCTCGCGCACCGAGGAGCGCGAGACGCCCAGAGCCGCGCACAGGCGGGACTCGGTGGGCAGGGCCTGGCCGGGCTGGAGGTTCTCCCGCAGGATGTACTCCTTGATCCCCTCCATGGCCACGGATGCCTGGGTGGTGGGGGCAGCGATGATGTCGGCCATCACGCCGTGTGTGCTCTGCATGCCTCCATTGTCCGACCTCTTGGCCTTGTTCGCTGGGTGACGGTGATTCTGGGTGCCTGCCTGTGAGGCGACTGAGCCGCTTGGGGCCGAGGTGGCGGCCAGTTGTGCCCATGGGGTCGCCAGCAGGGGGTCGTGGGGCTCGCGTGCGTCGTCGTCGATGTTCTTCGCGGTCATGTGATCTCGGCTTATGGGGCTTGGTTCATGGCTGGCCCCACCCTTGTAGCACGCTGACCGGTCGGCCGCTGTGGCCGCCCACGTATCAGATGAGTGTCGACGGTGGCGGGGATGTCTGATGTCTGATACACTCATCCTACCAACGTCAGACATGAGACGTCCGACTTCAGGAGAGATTCAATGGCGATCATCACTCCGGCGAGCTCCAGCCGCCGGGACTTCTTCAAGCTTTCCGGCACCCTGGGGCTGGCTGCAGGACTGGCCGCCTCTGTGTCGGCCTGCGGCGGATCGGGTGCCTCCTCCGGAGGGGCGAACTCCTCGGCCTCCGGGGCGCAGGAGGTCACCAACAAGGACGGCGTCATCACCGCCGGCATCTCCTACGAGCTGGGCACCAATGGCTATGACCCCATGACCACCTCCGCGGCGCTGACGGTGGCCGCCAACTGGCACACCATGGAGGGCCTGACCGAGCTGCACCCCGACACCCGCGAGGTCTACGCGGCCCTGGGCGCAGAGCTGCCCACCATGGTCGATGACACCACCTACGAGGTGACCCTGCGCAAGGACGCGGTCTTCTCCAACGGCGCCGCCGTGACGGCGGCCGATGTGGTCTTCTCCTTCGAGCGCGTGCTCAACCCGGACAACATGTCCATCTACTCCCAGTTCCTGACCTTCCTGGACAAGGTGGAGGCCAAGGACGACTCCACGGTGACCATCACGCTCAAGCACCCCTACTCCCTGGTGGCCGAGCGCCTCTCGGTGGTCAAGATCGTGCCCAAGGCGGCTGTGGAGGCGGATGCCAAGGCCTTCGACATGAGCCCGGTGGGCTCGGGCCCCTACACGATGACGGACAACGGCGCCGCCTCCCAGAAGATCGTCTTCGCGCGCAACGAGAAGTACAACGGACCGCGCCCCGCCCTGGCCAGCTCCATGACCTGGCAGATCCTGCCCGACGACACCACCCGCACCAACGCCATCACCTCGGGAACCGTCCAGGCCATCGACGCGGTGCCCGCCGCCAACCTGTCCTCCATGAAGGAGCCGGTCACGGTGGCGGCCGAGCAGGGCTTCAGCCTGCTGTTCGTCATGTTCAACGGCACCACCTTCTCCGATGTCAAGGCCCGCCAGGCCGTGCTCCACGCCCTGGACTACACCAAGATCTGCGAGACCGGCATGGCAGGCCTGGCCACACCGGCCACCTGCTTCGTCCAGGAGGGCCACCCCGCCTACAAGAAGTCCTCGACGGTCTACAGCCTCGACGCCGCCAAGGCCACCTCCCTGCTGGCAGAGGCAGGCGTGACCTCCATCAACCTGCTGTGCACCGACCATGGCTGGTTCTCCTCGGTGCGCCCCATCATCCGGGAGAACCTGGAGGCCCTGGGGGTGAGCGTCACCTACGACGAGAAGCAGTCCGCGGACGCCTACAAGTTCATCGACAGCGCCGAGGGCCCCTGGGATGTCCTGGTGGCGCCGGGCGATCCCTCGGTGTTCGGCAACGATGCCGACCTGCTCATGCGCTGGTGGTATGGCGCCGACCTGTGGACCGACACCCGCATGCACTGGAAGGGCAGCGAGTCCTACACCGCCATCCAGACCGCTCTGGATGAGGCGGTCAAGCTCAAGGGGGACGAGCAGATCGCCGCATGGCAGAAGATCTTCGACCAGCTCTCCCAGGCCGTTCCGCTCTACCCGATCTTCCACCGCAAGTCCCCCACGGCCTACAACTCTCAGACCCTGCAGAACTTCCAGCCGATCGCCCTGACGGGCCTGTCCTTCGTCGACGTCGGCTCCACGCAGTCCTGAGCCAGCCGGGCGGCGCCGTGCCGTCCGCCTGCTGCCCGCCTGCCGGCCTCGGGCAGGCCCGCCGCCAGAGGAGCGGGCCTGCCCGGCAGACCACCAGGTCGCTCATGCGCGGCCCGCGCCCCTGCCGGGGCGGAGGGCGCGCTCGCCCGCCTCTCCCTCGGCCGCCGACCACGGCGGCAGGACGCTCACGCAAAGGAGCATCACAGTGTCCAATCTCCTGCGACTGATCGGACGGCGCCTGGCCGCGCTGCCGGTCATGGTGCTGGGCGTGACGCTGCTCGTCTTCGTCGTCATGTCGCTGTCCTCGGCCGATCCCGCGCGCCTGGCGCTGGGGGAGTCGGCCTCGCCCGACGCCCTGGAGCAGTACCGCATCGCCCACAACCTCGACGACCCGCTGCTCAAGCGGTACTGGGACTACCTCGTGGGCCTGCTCCATGGGGACCTGGGCACGTCCTTCACCGGGGTCAAGATCTCCGACATGGTCGCCACGGCCTTCCCCATCACCCTGCAGCTGACCTTCATCGGCATCGCAGCGGCCGTGGTGGTGGCCACCGCCCTGGGCGTGATCGCCGCCCTGTACCGCGACCGCTGGCCCGACCAGATCATCCGCGTGATCTCCATCGCCTGCCTGGCCACCCCCTCCTTCTGGCTGGCCCTGCTGCTCATCCAGTGGCTCGGCGATGTGCCCGGCGGCACGGGGACCTTCCCCTCGGTGGTGACCACCTGGGTTCACTTCGAGGATGATCCCACCGGCTACATCAACCAGATCTTCCTGCCGGCCCTGGCCGTGGCCGTGCCCAATGCCGGTTCCCTGACACGGGTGGTGCGCACCGCCATGGTCGAGGAGCTCGACCGCGACTACGTGCGCACCGCCATCGGCGGAGGCATTCCCAAGCACGTCGTGGTGGCCCGCAACGTGCTGCGCAACGCGCTCATCACGCCCCTGACGGTGCTGGGCCTGCGCATCGGCTACGCCATGGGCGGGGCCGTGGTCATCGAGATGATCTTCAACATCCAGGGCATGGGCCAGCTCATCTTCCAGGGAATCACCCGCAACGACGTCAACATCGTCCAGGGGGTCTCCATCACCGTGGCCCTGGCCTTCATCCTCATCAACATCGTGGTCGACATGCTCTACGTGCTTGTCAACCCGCGAATCAGGAGCGTGTGATGCTGCACCGCCGCACCCTTGACAAGGCATCCCAGCCCGGACTGCGATTCCAGGGCTTCAGGGCCCTTCCCCTGAGCTCCAAGATCGCCGTGATCATCCTGGGCATCATCGCCCTGGCCGCCATCCTGGCCCCCCTGGTGGCCCCCTACAGCCCCGGTGCCACCGGCCTGGCCCAGACCGAGACCGTCACCCATATCGAGGGCGTCGGGGAGGTCACCTCCACCGACCCGGCCGTGGCGCCCTCGGCCTCCCACCTCTTCGGCACCGATGCCACCGGCCGCGACATCTTCTCGCGCATCGTCCACGGAGCCCGGGTCTCCCTGGTGGTGGGCCTGGCCGCCACCGGGCTGGCGCTGGCCGTGGCCGCCGTGCTGGGGGCCGTGGCAGCGACCAGCCGAACCTGGATCTCCGAGACCCTCATGCGGCTGCTGGACGTCGTCATGTCCTTCCCCGGGATCGCCCTGGCCGCGGTGCTCGTCTCGGCGATGTCCACCCGGCTGCCCATGCTGCCGGTGATCATCATCGCCATCGCGGTGCTCTACACGCCCCAGCTCACCCGGGTGGTGCGCGCCAACATCCTGTCCCAGTTCGGGGAGGACTATGTGGCGGCCAGTCGCGTCATGGGATCGGGCACGGCCTGGATCCTGGCCAAGCACGTGGCCCGCAACTGCATCGCCCCCATCATGGTCTTCGCCACCGTGCTGGTGGCCGACGCCATCGTCTTCGAGGCCTCCCTGTCCTTCATCGGGGCGGGCATCAAATCGGTCAACGCCGCGACCTGGGGAAACATGCTCTCCGAGGGCAAGGCGCTGCTGCTCAGCGGCCACTGGTGGCCCACCTTCTTCCCCGGCCTGATGATCCTCATCACCACGCTGTGCCTCAACATCCTCTCCGAGGGCCTGACCGACGCCATGGCCTCTCCGCGCATCAAGGCCCGGGCCGACGTCCAGGCCGACGAGGAGGCCATGGAGACCCGCGCCGCCCGGGACGACAGCGCCTGGCAGGAGGCCGCCGAGGCTGTCACCAAGGCCGCCTCCGCCAAGGAGGAGGCCGGCACCGACGGCCCCGAGGACCCCGGCGCCGGGGAGGCGCTCAGCCGCAGCGCCCTGACCGGGGTGAGCGCCGCCGCGGTGGAGGATGTGCCCCTGGACAAGCGCCTGAGCGATCTGCGGGTCTCCGAGCTGGCCCGCGCCGACCGCCTGGTCTACGACAACCCGGGGGCCGAGCCCGTCCTGGAGGTCAAGAACCTGTCCATCGCCTTCCCCGAGCAGCACGGCGAGGTCGACATCGTCGACTCGGTGTCCTTCTCCGTGCGTCCCGGCGAGGCCATGGGCCTGGTGGGGGAGTCCGGCTGCGGGAAGTCCATCACCTCCCTGGCG
This genomic interval carries:
- a CDS encoding dipeptide/oligopeptide/nickel ABC transporter permease/ATP-binding protein; translated protein: MLHRRTLDKASQPGLRFQGFRALPLSSKIAVIILGIIALAAILAPLVAPYSPGATGLAQTETVTHIEGVGEVTSTDPAVAPSASHLFGTDATGRDIFSRIVHGARVSLVVGLAATGLALAVAAVLGAVAATSRTWISETLMRLLDVVMSFPGIALAAVLVSAMSTRLPMLPVIIIAIAVLYTPQLTRVVRANILSQFGEDYVAASRVMGSGTAWILAKHVARNCIAPIMVFATVLVADAIVFEASLSFIGAGIKSVNAATWGNMLSEGKALLLSGHWWPTFFPGLMILITTLCLNILSEGLTDAMASPRIKARADVQADEEAMETRAARDDSAWQEAAEAVTKAASAKEEAGTDGPEDPGAGEALSRSALTGVSAAAVEDVPLDKRLSDLRVSELARADRLVYDNPGAEPVLEVKNLSIAFPEQHGEVDIVDSVSFSVRPGEAMGLVGESGCGKSITSLAVMGLLPPSARITGEILFQGRNILEMSPAEHNALRGHEMSMIYQDALSSLNPSMLIRSQMKQLTSRGGTRSAEELLELVGLDPVRTLRSYPHELSGGQRQRVLIAMALTRDPALVLADEPTTALDVTVQKQVIDLLGELREKLGFAMVFVSHDLALVAKLAHRITVMYAGQVVEQAPTAELLCNPVHEYTRGLLGAVLSIESGSTRLHQVRGVVPSPSEFVAGDRFAPRSSHPGVGLDTRPVLQPVPGSPDHHWAVTPELEALLDKERH